The Dokdonia donghaensis DSW-1 DNA window CTTAAATCGTCTACATCTTCATTATCGCAACTAGCAAAAACTAGAAGTGCAAAAATTGAGAGTATTATGTGTGATAGTTTCATAGATAAAATTTAATTGATGATTATTGAATATTTGTTTATATCTATAAGACTGCTACCTACTTATAGGTTGCGTTATTTTTACTATTATCTATAGAAAAATATTATTGTGCTGAATATGTTAATTTTTTGCACAAAAAAAGCCTCCTTAGATAAGGAGGCTTTTTTATAAATTAAAGTATAAGAATTACTTCTTAAACTTAGCGTATTTGTTTTTGAACTTGTCAATACGTCCAGCTGTATCTACTAGCTTAGCTTTACCAGTATAGAATGGGTGTGACGTTCTTGAGATTTCAAGTTTGATTAAAGGATATTCAGTTCCTTCTATCTCAATTGTTTCTTTTGTATCTGCAGCAGACTTAGTTAAGAACACCTCATCGTTAGACATATCCTTAAATGCTACTACTCTAAAATTTTCTGGGTGTATTCCTGCTTTCATCTTAATTCAGTGCTTTAATATTCGATTTTTCGAGGTGCAAATTTACATAATTTTTAAAAAACTACAACTATTATTTAAAATAATTCTCACCTATTATACGAAGTTACGATTTTTATAGGCTCGATGTAACGATATCGTATATTTGTGTACTAACTAGCCATAACCAAACAAACCAATTATTATGAATGATACAATCAAATCTTTAGCTTTCAAAAATGGCCTATTTTCGGGTATAACCATTATAATATTATATGTTGTTGCCTATGTTATCAATGTAGAAATATTAGCAAATTTTTGGTTTGGTCTATTAATAATTATTGGCTTAATTATTTTAGGGTTTGTTACTGTTGCTAAAGCTAAAAGCCTACAGAATGGTTTTATTTCTTTTAAAGAAGCTTTTTCAGCCTACATCGTTCCTGTAGCAATCGGCTTAGCGCTTCCTATGATATTTCTATATTTATTATTTAATTTTATTGATGTTGAAGCGGCAGAAATGCTAAAGGACATTAGCTTAGAGAAAACCGAAGAAATAATGATACGTTTTGGGGCTCCTGAATCTGAGATTGAAAAAGCAATGGAACAAGCTGAAGCTGAAGACTCTTATTCATTAAAAAATATCTCATTACAATATGCGTTTACTGTAATCTTCTGTGCTGTAATTGGACTAATCGCTGCACTTTCAATGAAAAAGAAAAATCAAGATTTAGGTTAATGCAAATATCTGTTGTTATCCCTCTACTTAACGAGGAAGAATCACTAAATGAATTACACTATTGGATTTCAGAAACCCTGGATTCTAATGGTTTTTCTTATGAAATCATATTTGTAGATGATGGCAGTACAGATGGGTCTTGGGAGGTGATAAGTACGCTTTCGCGAAAGCGTAACAATATAAAAGCGATACGTTTTAATCGCAATTTTGGGAAATCGCAAGCGCTACACGCTGGTTTTAAAGCTGCCGAAGGTGATGTAATTATCACAATGGATGCAGACCTTCAAGATAACCCCGAAGAGATCCCTGAGCTCTATAAAATGATTGCAGAACAAAATTATGATCTTGTCTCTGGGTGGAAAAAGAAGCGCTACGACTCTGTAATTGCAAAAAACTTACCTTCAAAACTCTTTAACGCCGCCGCTCGTAAAACAAGTGGTCTTAAACTACACGACTTTAACTGCGGTCTTAAAGCTTATAAAAATGAAGTTATAAAAACGGTGGATGTATATGGTGAGATGCACAGATACATCCCTGTGCTGGCAAAAAATGCTGGTTTTTCTAACATAGGTGAGAAGGTTGTACAGCATCAAGCTCGCAAGTATGGGGAGACTAAGTTTGGGATGGAACGTTTTTTAAACGGTTTTCTTGACCTATTGACTATTTGGTTTTTAGGTAGTTTTGGTAAGCGACCTATGCACCTTTTTGGAGCGCTGGGCGTGGTGATGTTTATAGTAGGCTTTGGCTTTGCAGCCTATCTAGGTATTGATAAGCTATTCTTAAATAAAGCCGGGAGACTCATTACACAAAGACCACAGTTTTATATCTCTCTTGTTTCTATGCTTATAGGTATACAACTATTTATAGCTGGTTTTATAGGAGAACTCATCTTACGAACAAAGAGAGAAAAGCAGCGATATCACATAAAGGAAACATTATGAATCATCTCTAGTAATTAAAGTAAAGAACCCATATGTAGTTCTTTCTTCATAGGTGATTTTATACCAGTACGTGTTAGTTGCTAGTTTTTTACCGTTGTGAGTACCATCCCATCCTGGTGAGTTACTTGTGAGTGAGGTCATTTGTTTTCCAAATCTATCAAATACCTCTACGGTCAATCCTGGATAATTTTGAGCATTTATAACGTGCCAAGTGTCATTGTAACCGTCGCTGTTAGGTGTAAAGAACTTAGGTGCACCCCTTACTTCTACCTCTCTCGTAATATAATTGCAACCCACTTCGTCTCTCACAGCTATATTATAGATACCGGGAGGCAAATCTGTAAATACATTTGATGTACCAAAAGTGGCTCCTCCATCTATACTGTAATAAATAGTCCCTTCTGCAAGGTACGCATCTACAATAATCTTGTTACCCTGTAAAAAATCCTCTACTTCTACCTCTACTTGTAGTTCTAGGCCTGCTACAACTTCATAATATAGTGAACCACTACAACCTGCAAATAAGGTGACATCTAGTGTATAAACTCCCGCTTCTGTTATAAATAAATCTTTTGTGGTCTCTCCAGTACTCCACTCATACTCCATAAACCCTTCTGGACCCTCTAATATAGTGCCCTCTTCTGTAAAACAAACCACGAGTTCCTGGTTTTCTAAGTCTAGAGGATCACTCAATGCTATTATAATTTTACCTATACCTATACATTCATCTGGCTCTCCTAGTCTATAATATAAAATGTTAGGGTTAGTATAATCATACAATATCGACCCCTCCTTTTCATTTGTTTGTAAGCCCGCAAACTCAGGAGTTTCGTAAAGCCTTATGAGAGTGTCAGGATATATCAATGCTATTACATCAATAATATTTGACACTTCTACAACAGCCGAGTTTTCACCTTGAGAGGATACGCACACTGAAACCTCTAAATCCTCAAGCGGCTCTCCAGCATCAACACTAAGTGTCACTTCTGTAATTCTGGTACAATCTAGGGTCAGTGCAACACTCGCATAAATTATTTGACCACTGTATAAGTTTGAGTAACTAGTAGCGTTTTCTATTTGGTTTTGAGAAAGCTCAGCGTCAAGTTGAGTTTCAAAAAAACGAAGATTTAAACCTGAAGTATCAGACACATCTTGTACAAAAATAACATCTAACGCCTCAAGTAAATTAAACTGGCTAATACCATCTGGACTACCATCTACATCACATTGAAACAGCGTTGCCGGAGCAAGTAGCGGTGCAATAACATTTTTTATAATTACACTAAACACTTCTGCTTCTCCTGAAGTATATGTCACCTGTGCAGTCACAGTGAAAGTTCCTACCTCTGAAAAAATATGAATTGGTGTCATATCAACACTGGAGTTTAAAGAACCTGATCCTGGGTCGCCAAAATTCCAAAGTACACTACTAATGCTTTGAGATGAGTTGAGAGTGAAGGAGGTTTCATCACCGCCGCACAATTCCTCATACTCAATAATGTTTCTATAGTACATCTCATTAGTAATTGGTAAACCTATTGATGATGAGTTAATCCCTACACCTACAGACCTAAATTGAAAATTACATTGTTGCCCTACTCTATTAGGTAATGAAATAACAGATAATTTTGCCCCCCCAAGGCTGTGATATAATTTTCCATCAATTGCTAGTTGCAATAATCCTGCTAGATTCACAAATGGACTTGATAGATAATCTGCGAGTTCTATTCGAGATGAAATTATATCTGCTGCCTGTAAATCATATTGAAATACCTTAGAGTTTCCAGTATCTTGTCCCCCATTAATAGGTTCCTTTCCAGTACTATAGAGCACTTGGGAATTTGGAGAGAATGACGCACCATAGTATACAATATCATTCCCAAGCAATTGTTCATTACTTAAGACTCCTGTATTTTGGTCAAATGAATATAATAATATCTCTCCCATAAGCTCTGGCTCAAAATAAGTATGGCAAATTGCTACTTTAGACCCATCTGGCGAAAACTTTAGAGCACCCCTTATATTATTGTAGTCTGATACATCTGGACCTATATTGGTAACAACAGGACTACCTACACCGCTCACGGTTAACGGGTATGCATAAAACCGATCTTCATAATGCGTTAAAATCCAGTATCCGTCTTGACTCCTCACGGCTGTCAGTTTTTCTGAACCTTCATTAAGAATGTTTATATTTTTTATAACTACTGCACCTTGTCCTCCAGAAGCATTCATATCAACAATAGAATAATTAATTCCTAAACCTTGACCTGTGGCTTGATAATTTTGAACCGCATCTGCCGTGAAAATATAATATCTTGAAGTACTACCTGGCTCTGGTACTATTAACGCCCCATTAGTAGAAGAAAACTGCCCTAGTAAACCCTCGCCATTTGCCAGAATACCATCACTAGCATTATAAACTGTAACTCCGTCTGTATAAAAAAGTAAATTTCCAAATGGATCACACATAGAGGAACTACTCTCTATAGTATTCATCGCATTGCCGTTAAATGACATTGCACAACCCTGCAGAAAATCTAACCCTGCCCCATTACCAAAATGCCACTTTGATGCCTCTAGTTGACTAAAGGCAACAGAGGTAAATAACAGAAAAACTAATGTCAGACTTTTAAGTGGCATTTGTCAAATATCAAATCTATTTATGAGAAATTGGTATTTCCCGATAAAAATTAACACAAAACCGTACTTTTGTTACTCTAACAAATAGAATATTATGGTATACCACGATCCTGCAATTTTAGAAAAGGCAAATGCCTGGCTTACTGACACTTTTGATGCACAGACACAACAAAGCATTAAAGATAACATAGCTCATAACCCAGATGAGCTCGCAGATAGTTTTTATAAAAATCTAGAATTTGGTACAGGAGGTATGCGCGGTGTTATGGGCGCAGGAACCAATAGAATTAATAAGTATACCCTAGGTAAAAACACTCAGGGACTCTCAGACTATTTATATAGTCAGTTTACAGATGAGCAAATAAGTGTTGCCATAGCCTATGACTGTCGCCATAATAGTAAAGAACTAGCTCAAGTTGTAGCAGATGTATTTTCGGCAAATGGCATTAAGGTTTTCTTATTTTCTGACCTAAGACCTACACCAGAGCTTAGCTTTGCTGTGAGACACTTAAACTGTCACTGTGGCATTGTACTCACTGCGAGTCATAACCCACCAGAGTATAACGGTTATAAGGTATACTGGCAAGATGGAGGACAACTAGTGCCACCACAAGATGCTGCAATAATTAAAACCATAGATGCATTAGACTTTAGTGATATAAAATTTACAGGTAATGATGATCTCATAGAGCGTGTAGACACCACAGTAGATAAAGCTTTTATAGACGCAAGTGTTGCAAAGGTATCTTTTGGTCTTGACAGTAAGACCAAAGAAGATTTAGGCATCGTATTTACTTCTTTACACGGGACTTCTATAACACTAGTGCCAGATACGCTAAAACAGGCTGGTTTTACAAACCTATCTATCGTAAAAGAACAGGAAGTACCAGATGGCAACTTCCCTACCGTAGTATCTCCTAACCCAGAAGAGACTGCAGCGCTTAAGATGGCACTAGAGCTAGGAGAAAAAGAAGGAGCAGATATAGTGATAGGTACAGATCCAGATTGCGATCGTCTGGGTATAGCCGTGAGAGGTGATGATGGTAAACTTACCATACTCAACGGTAACCAAACTATGGTCTTAATGACAAATTATTTATTAGAACGCTTTCGCGAAAGCGCAAACCAGCACCCACAACCATTTGTAGGAAGTACAATCGTATCTACACCTATGATGGACGTACTTGCTGCCTCTTACGATGTAGAGTGTAAAACTGGACTTACTGGCTTTAAGTGGATAGCAAAAATGATAGAGGATTACCCACAACAACACTTTATAGGTGGTGGTGAAGAGAGCTTTGGTTTTATGGTAGGTGATTTTGTGAGAGATAAAGACGCCGTAACTGCTACCCTACTCGCTTGTACCATTGCAGCCGAGGCAAAGAAAAATGGACAAACACTCTTTGAAAAACTCAAAACCTTATACCTAAAACACGGCTTTTATCAAGAAACGCTTATCTCGCTTGTTAAAAAGGGACAATCTGGCGCAGCCGAAATAAATCAAATGCTCAAAGACCTACGTGAGAAACCTATGCAAGAAATAAATGGCAGTAAGGTTACTCGTGTAGAAGATTATCAAGCCTCTACCTCACTAGACTTAACGACCGGAAAGACTACTACCACTGACATCCCAAAGTCTAACGTACTTATTTATTACACAGAAGATGGTAGTAAAGTAGCAGCTAGACCAAGTGGCACAGAGCCTAAAATTAAGTTTTATATAAGCGTTCACACACCACTCACTACACTGGGAGAGTATGACAGTGTTTCTGCTATACTAGAAAAACGCATTGCTGGTATAAAAACTGCATTAGGGGTATAAACTTTTTTTAGCTTTCGCGAAAGCGCACACATACTTTATGGAATATTTCAAGAAGATTATTTCTTACGCATTGCCTTACAAAGGATATGGAATTCTCAATATCATTTGTAATGTCTTTTATGCATTGTTTAGCACCTTAGGATTTGTAGCACTTATACCTATGCTACAGGTCCTTTTTGATAAAACAAAAACAGTTACCGAAAAGCCAGAGTGGAACGGCCTTCTTAAAGCAAAAGACTATATGGAAGACTCTCTGGGGTATTATGTTACAGAAATAGCTAGAGATGATAAAGTGCAAGCCCTCACTTTAATGATAGGCTTTGTAATTGCGGTATTCTTACTTAAAAACCTTTTTGGTTACCTAGCGATGTACTTCATTACTTTTTTAAGGAATGGAGTCTTGATGGATATTAGAAATGCAATGTATGAGAAAATTGTCTCACTACCTGTGGCTTACTTTACAGAAAAACGCAAGGGTGACACCATTGCTCGTGTCACATCAGACGTGCAGGAGGTACAGCATTCATTTTTAAGCATCCTTGAGCTCATTGTAAGAGAGCCTCTTACCATCATATTTGCGCTGGGGACTATGTTCTTACTCAGCCCGCAGCTGGCAGTATTTGTACTTACGTTTATACCTATTATGGGATTTGTAATATCACTTATAGGTAAAAGACTCAAAAGGAAGTCTGACCGTGTGCAACGTGAGCAAGGAGAGATTTTATCAAAACTAGAAGAAACTCTAGGCGGACTCAAAATCATAAAAAGTTTTAATGCCGAAGATCGTTTTCAAGATAGCTTTAATACGAGCACAAAGCGCTTTAATGATTATGCAAACAGTTTGATGCAACGCCAGGCGCTTGCCTCACCTACTAGTGAGTTCTTAGGTATTGTAGTTATAGGCGTTTTACTATGGTTTGGTGGTAATATGGTGCTTACAGAAGAAACTCTAGATGGCCCTACCTTTATCGCATTTATGGGACTCGCTTATGGGATATTAACCCCAGCTAAAGCATTTTCTAAAGCTAGTTACAGTGTAAAACGTGGTAATGCCTCTGCTCAACGTATTCTAGAAATTCTTGAAACAGAAAATACGATTACAAATAAAGATATCACAACACCGGTAGAAGGCTTTGCAAAGGCTATTGCGATTAATAATATTTCATTTAAATATGAAGAGCAACTAGTACTTAAGAACTTCACACTTAATGTCCCAAAAGGCAAAACAGTTGCACTGGTAGGCCAGTCTGGTTCTGGTAAGAGTACCATTGCAAATCTACTTACCCGTTTTTATGATGTCGTTTCTGGTGAGATCACAGTAGATGGGGTAGACATACGCGATATGTCTCTTAAAGACTTAAGGAAAAATATAGGTATTGTAACACAAGATGCCATACTCTTTAATGACTCTCTACGCAACAATATGATTGTAGGTAAAGCAAATGCCACAGATGAGGAGATTATAGAAGCACTTAAAATCGCAAATGCTTGGGAGTTTGTAAAAGAGCTTCCAGAAGGTCTTGATACTAATATAGGTGATAGTGGTAATAAGCTAAGTGGTGGCCAAAAGCAGCGACTTTCTATAGCGAGAGCAGTACTTAAAAACCCACCTATTATGATACTTGATGAGGCTACCTCTGCTCTTGATACAGAGAGTGAGCGTCTCGTGCAAAAGGCGCTAGAAAATATGATGAAGAATCGCACCTCTATTGTGATTGCTCACAGACTCTCAACGATTCAAAATGCAGATGAAATTGTGGTTATGCAAAAGGGCGAAATTGTAGAACAAGGAAAACATCAAGAATTAATAGATCAGAAAGGAATGTACCACAAACTGGTATCTATGCAATCTTTTGAGGAGTAGACTACTCTTCTTTTACTATAATAACGGTAGCGGTAAATCCAGAAGCAAGAAACCAAGCGTTTGACGAGATGACCTGTCGCTCATCATCATACATCACAAACTGTGCAGTATTTGCTCCTACAGAACCTTGATTTAAAGCCTTTACTTCTATTTTATTAAATCCTTTTACAAGATCAAGATAAAAACCTTGAAACTCTCCTTCTAAAAAGATACGAGGGTGAACCACTGTACCATTAACGCTTACACTCACAAGGTCTCCATCTACAGTACCGTGATCACGATATGTAAAGTTTACAAACTTAGAGCCACTTTTAAAATCTCCTAGATATTGATCTCTATAATACTCTGGCCTTAACTTTTCTTTATCTTTTGCATTTGAGTTATTCATTTTATTCTCAAGTGCACTAAAGTCTTTTTTTGCAAAATCATCTCCTTTTATAAGATTGATTTCACGTTTTTCTTTTGCAGCAAAAGGGTCGCTTAACTTTATCTTACTCTTAAAAACAAGAGATCCAGACTGTATTGTGTTATCCTTTTTTGGAGCTGTAGGTGACATAAAAACCTCTGTAGGCACCTCATTGGGTTGTTCTCCTTTTATTTCTATAGAGGCTCTGGGCGCATCTATCTGTGCTGTGGCAGTGCTTGTAACGCATACAAGTAGCAATGCTACAATGAGAGATAACGTTATGGGAGAAAAGGTTTTCAAGGGATGTAATACGTTTTTTACAATATGACTTTATGTATTTAGGGTATTACACAAAGTGTGCCATTAGTTACTATTAGTACGCTTTCGCGTAAGCGTAATCACTTTTACCAACATTCAAATATAAAATATTTACAACTCATTATCCCTTAATTGAGTAGTGAAAAAGATGCATACATTACAGAATGGAAGAAATAAATAGAAAAGTAAGACGTTCTCTAAGCATCAATCCCAAATGAATAGTTATGAAATTATACATCGCATTTTTTGCCCTTTTAAGTATTTCAATTCTCACCTCTTGTAGCTCAAGAGACGATGACGGAGGTGGTGATGATAGCATAGCCTGCCTTAACTTAGGCACTCAAGAATTAGATATTACAATTCAAGAATCATACACAACCTTACCCTCTAAGGTTTCTGTGTTTTTTAAAGTAAATGGCACAGATGGAAGCCCTGTGGCCGGATTAACTCCTTCTAACTTTACCATATTTGAACAAGGTCGCAATGATGATTGTTATAATGAGATTTCTAGCTCAGAAGCATCTGCCGCGATATCTCCTAATGCTCAAATTTTTTCAAACAACACACTCCTTGTACTTGATTTAAGTAACAGCGTGTTGAGTTCAAGTCTACAAGAATTAAAACAAGCCTCTACCAGTTTTATTACTAATGTGATGCCAGCCGTACCTACAGAATCTTTTAAAATGGCTATATATTGGTTTGATGGAGAAGATGTACTACACGAGTTACAATCACTTACTACGAGCGCTACTCAACTTCAAGAGGCTATAGATGGGATTACAGATGATATAAGTAATGACCCTTCTACAGACTTGTATGGAGCTGTAATAAAAGCAGCTACAAATGCCGAAAATATTGTAGATACCTTAGAAAATGAAGATTTATTTGCAGCTGCATCTGTTGTAATATTTACAGATGGGACAGATCAAGCTGCTAGATATAGTGAGCAAGAAGCACTAGACGCTGTAAGTAACGCCGGAGAAGATATAAGTTTTTTTACCATAGGTTTAGGCTCAGAAATAGATGAGGAGGTTCTCATAGCTATAGGTAAAACGGGTAGCGCTTTTGCCGAAAATAGTAACGAACTGGAAGCTGTTTTTAATGACATATCAAACGGAGTCGCTGGGCAGGCAAATAGTTTTTATCTTTTTGAATATTGTAGCCCAAAACGCGATGGCAGTGGTGAGAATGATCTCATTATACAAGTCATAACTGGTGACAGAGATGGTGTTGTTCAAACATCTTTTGATGCTACAGGGTTCACTAGTGGTTGTGAATAAAGCAATACTTTACTTAATAATGGCTTTTTATCGACTTTTTTAAGCTTTTTACCGATTCAACCTCAGAAAGATCTGTTATAATCTGAGATTAGAAGAAAAGATTTAATTTTGACATATGTTAGTATCTGAATCAAATCTTAACTACGAGTTACAGGACGTCTATATCTTTGAATGTGGTACCTTTTACTTCTTTGATACATTTATCATATCTGAAATTAAGGAAGGTGTATCCTTTGACTGGGAGATGGCTCAAGAAATTATAACTATTGCAGAATCTTATTATGGTCTAAATCAAAAGGTAGCTTACATTTCTAACAAAGTAAATTCTTTCTCATTAGTACCCGAAGACTGGCCTCATTTTTTTAAAGCTAGAGACTCAGTGAGTGCAATAGCTATAGTACTTTACGATCGAAAAGAAAGATCTAATGTATTGTTAGAGCGGCTATTTTTCAAATCAAAAATTAAAAAATTCTTTGATTTAGAAGAAGCTGTAAAATGGGCAAGAAATGAGCAGCTTAAATACGATAATCGTAGAACTACTGCTTAAGAGAAGTTTGAATAAGTGGAGATTTATAGAAATTTATTCCTAGTATTTCCATTCTAGCATAGTGTTTTTGTAATCTCACTCGGTAATTATCCCAATTATAATTTGCAGGATTACTCCAGCCTAATTCTGAGTGTCCTATAACTCTAGGGAAAGCCAGATACTCAATATCGTCTGATGTTTGTATTGTCTCTGCCCATAATGGTGATTCTAAACCTAGTAATTGCGAGGTATCTATATCCTTAAATATAGAAGACGGTTGCCAGATATAAGCACTATCTACCTCTACCATACCCGCCCAAGTAAGACCTATGGGAGACTGTTTTGTATATTTCATATCTAAGTACATCTTCTTAGCCGGTGAGAGAATCACTTTTGCCCCTTTATTTATTCCATTTTGAGCGGTAGCTTCTTTTTGCCAGTGCTGTATTACATAGGTACTATCTATATTTGCACTTTGTATTTCTTCCCAGCCCACGACACTTTTACCATACTTTTTTACTATAGGAAAAACCTTGTTTAAAAATAGGTTATAGTCTTTTTTTGAAGTAACGTGAGATTCATCACCACCTAGATGTATATACTTGCCAGGAGTCATTGCTGCTACTTCTCTTATTACATCATCTATAAACTTATACGTGATTTCTTTATCTACACATAGCGTACTAAAACCTACACGCATACCTCTATAAAGTTTTGTTGCTTTACCACTACAATTAAGCTCTGGGTATGATGCAAGAGCTGCATTAGTATGACCTGGCATATCTATTTCGGGAATTACCGTAATATATTTGCTTTGTGCATAAGTCACTATTTCCTTGTAATCTTCTTGTGTGTAAAAGCCTGGGCTCTCATCACGTACAGATGAGCTTCCTCCTATCTCTGTAAGTTTGGGCCAAGATTTAATTTCAATACGCCATCCTTGATCATCTGTAAGGTGCAAGTGTAGCTTGTTGAGCTTATAAGACGCCATTTGATCTATGACACGCTTTACTTGGTTTACAGTAAAAAAGTGTCTGGCTACATCAAGCATCATCCCTCTGTATGCAAATCTAGGCTCATCTATTATACGTATACCTGATATAACAAGACTATCCATAGGCTTAGCAGCTATAAGACTGTCTGGAAGTAGCTGGGTTAATGTTTGCACACCTTTAAAAAGTCCCGCTTCTGTAGATCCTGCAAGGGCAATTTTATGATGCGTTATGTCTAGCACATAACCCTCTTCAGATTGAATACTATCTGGAGAGACCAGAGAAAATGAGATGACATTTTCTTCTTTCTGTGTGGTTTGTATGGCTTCTTTTAAAAATGGTGTTGTTTTAAAGTACTTTTTAAAATCACTAGCCACCTTTCTAACTTCTGTGAGCGTGTCACTTACTATTACTGTTTCTATATCAAAAAGAAAACCATAGGGATGCGCTTTTAC harbors:
- a CDS encoding family 20 glycosylhydrolase, with the translated sequence MRCLLVLFISIAILSCKEEKPLVETTIEDVNFIPIPNEVKAHPYGFLFDIETVIVSDTLTEVRKVASDFKKYFKTTPFLKEAIQTTQKEENVISFSLVSPDSIQSEEGYVLDITHHKIALAGSTEAGLFKGVQTLTQLLPDSLIAAKPMDSLVISGIRIIDEPRFAYRGMMLDVARHFFTVNQVKRVIDQMASYKLNKLHLHLTDDQGWRIEIKSWPKLTEIGGSSSVRDESPGFYTQEDYKEIVTYAQSKYITVIPEIDMPGHTNAALASYPELNCSGKATKLYRGMRVGFSTLCVDKEITYKFIDDVIREVAAMTPGKYIHLGGDESHVTSKKDYNLFLNKVFPIVKKYGKSVVGWEEIQSANIDSTYVIQHWQKEATAQNGINKGAKVILSPAKKMYLDMKYTKQSPIGLTWAGMVEVDSAYIWQPSSIFKDIDTSQLLGLESPLWAETIQTSDDIEYLAFPRVIGHSELGWSNPANYNWDNYRVRLQKHYARMEILGINFYKSPLIQTSLKQ